A region of the Vanrija pseudolonga chromosome 2, complete sequence genome:
CCCACCCGCCCAAtgagcgcctgcgcgccgtcctTGATCTCGTTGTACGTGTGCAGGAGGCGGATGTGGTGCTGgacgatggcgtcggcgtcggcatcgctgCGGACGGCACGAGTTAGCGCCGGTCGTCCGACGGGAAGGGAAGAAGGGGCAACTTACCCCAGCTCGGACTTGAGGCGGGCCAGTTCGGCTTGGAGGGCTGCGACCTTTGGGTTGGGGTGGGGCGTTGGCTGCGCGGACTGGGCCggttcggcgtcggccgtggTGGCGCTCGGGGTGTTGGTGGTCGCGGGTGGCGCCGTCACCACTGCCTGCGGAGTAGTGGTGGGCGGAGTGGTCGGGGCCAAGAGCTCCGTCACGTCCTCTACGGCCGGGGCGACCACGAGCTCCGCCGTGCCAggcggggaaggcggggaaggcacgccggcggcggcggcctcggggacggcgacgacggagTTGGCGGTGATgttgccgtcctcggcgttgagcgtGTCGGGCTCGGTGGTTTCGGCGACGGGAGCAGGCGTATTGATGGTCGTCTCGGACAttgtgctcggcgtcggtgatgaTGTTGTTGACAACggggaagacgacgaggaaggcgaggaagacaaCGAAACCGCCCTGGGTCTGGGTggtggaccacctccaccacgccgcctccaccacgctCCTTCAGTCGCGTCACCTCACTCGATTCCACCATCATCCCcccactcgccaccaccatcgGCGAGCAGCAATGTGCAACCCACCACAACCGGGGACGCCGGGGCCAAGTACGCCGCCAAGCGACACCCCGCCAGACTGGGAGAGCATCACGCTGCCAGCGGCACACATCCTCGCGCACCGTGAGTCCCCAGCTCCTGCTTCCCTTTCCTCCTTGCTCGATCATCGCTaaccccccgccccgcagTGACCGACGCGCACTGCCACCCGACCGACCTGTCCCCTAGCACGGAGACATATGACgc
Encoded here:
- the swi5 gene encoding DNA repair protein SWI5 yields the protein MSETTINTPAPVAETTEPDTLNAEDGNITANSVVAVPEAAAAGVPSPPSPPGTAELVVAPAVEDVTELLAPTTPPTTTPQAVVTAPPATTNTPSATTADAEPAQSAQPTPHPNPKVAALQAELARLKSELGDADADAIVQHHIRLLHTYNEIKDGAQALIGRYALLTNSTVTGVHRDLGLSLHE